Part of the Novipirellula caenicola genome is shown below.
GACCACACACTGCCACGCAGCCGCACCGTTCGCGTCGTGATGTCGTATCGGAGTTCGAGATCGTCTGGTTTGTGATTGTTGATCATGACCCAAAAGCGAACGATTCGAACTCGGTCCTCGATCGATCTCGGATATTCCAAATCATAAATCATCATCTTTTCCGCTAGCGGTGCGCGATAGCGGCTGGAACGACATAGTTTGCGGAGCAATTGGACGAAGTCATCGGTGTCGAGAAAACCTTGCTCGTTTACCTCGTCCTTGTAATCTCGCGCAAATTCGGCGAGGTCAGGCTCTACCCCCTTCTCTTCGTCAAGCAATCGAGTCGCAGAGGTAAAGTCTTGCATCAAGAAGTACAGCCAAAACTTCTTATGCCACACTCTGGATTCCGGTGGCGGGGTGTTCGAGAGCACCGTATCAAGGTGTTTCATCGAAAGTTTGACCGTGGTCGCAAACGTATCATGAGCGATCAGCGGAATGCTGGTGAGATGATCCGACACAGCGATGGCCGATTCCACCTGAGCTTGCAGACGTTCTTCGGATCGATTCTTTTCGACGATGTATTTCTCCAGTGACTCTTCGGCACGTTCTTTCGCCTGTTCCGCAGTCTTTTGAGCCACGGTGGCCAAGGCGCGTTCGGTATCGGCGCGGATCCATGCCTTTTCTGCGTCCGCGCGAGCGGCAACGGCCGTTTGGTGTTTTTGGCGGAGCTGCGTGACAAAGAACGACAAACACAAGAACAAGATGACGAGTGACCCTAATGTCACGGCGCAAACATCTCGGTGGCGGCGGTAGAACAATCCGGCCTCGCGCAAGATGCTGCTTTGTTCCACTGAGGGACTGAATCCCGCCAAGAAGCGAGAGACGTCTTCTTGCAGCGTCACCACGTCGGCGTAGCGATCGGCGGGATCATCCGCGGTGGCTTTGTCAATCATCGCCGCAAGTGCCGAATCGATCGGTGGCCGCGACTTTCGATATTTGTCGATCGACCGCAGCGTGACCATCTCGCACAGCACACAACCCAGCGAGTAGATATCCATCTGCGGCGTCTTGCGCGTCATCGGGTCAGCCTGCTCGGGCGACATGTAGGCTGGGGTTCCCTTTACCGTATCCAACAGCGGGCCATACAAATCGGGATCGAGCAACACCTCGGAATCATGCTGCGTTTGGTCACTTGGCATGACGACCCCCAACCCCCAATCACAAACTTGGGCCTCGCCGAATTCACCGATTTGAATGTTTTCGGGTTTGATATCGAGATGCAGCACCCGTTGGGAATGAGCGTACGCGATCGCCTCGCAAACTCGCAGGAACAGCATCAACCGTTTTCTCAAAGTGAACCGATCACACTCGCGGCCGTACCGCAACTCGTCGAGAATCGCTCGTAGCGAGCGACCTTGCTTGAACTCTAACGTAAAGAACGGTCGTCCATCGGAATCGATATCCATATCAAACAGATTGATGATACAGGGATGTTCCAACCGCGCTGTGATGTGCGCCTCGCGTAAGAACGCGTCAAAGTGATCGTGTGAAAATTTCGCGAGTGGTTTGGCTAGCGCGACGTGGCGTACGGTCTTGGCGTCATAGACACGAAAGACCTCTTTCATTCCTCCGCGACCGATCAACTCGGGATCTTGGTAGCGGTCGGTGATTTTGCTGATCGACGTGTAGAGCGGGCAGAGTTCGTCAAACGCCGACGGATCATTAATCTCTTCGGACGTGATTTCCTCGGATGCATCATAAAGAAGCTTGACCAAGGGATCGATTCGGCGATGCGAGTCATCACGGGATCCGCCGGAGGATTCGGTTGGCTGGAAATTCATGAGGGCGAGTCCGGGAATTCAAGCTGTTCGCGTAGCACTTTGATTTCGTGGGCGAGTCGTTTTTTCACACGGTTCTTTAAGACATAAACACTTTGCACGCTGACCCCGAGCGATTCACTGATTTCTGCCGACGATTCACCTTCGGCGCTACGTAGAAACACTTCGATCGCATTGCCCGAGAAAATCTGCTTCATCCGATCCAATGCCAAATGCACCACGTGCCGTTGCCACTCCGCTTCGATGCGTTGCTCGATTTCGGGTAAATCATAGGGAACGTCTTCGAGATCGTGGACATCGGTGCTGCCCACCCGCTTGGCCCGTTTGCGTTTCCAGTAATCGTTGGCGGCGACGTTCATGATCAAGCGGGTCAACCAAGTCCGAAACCGCGCCTTCTCTTCGACTCGGCGATAGTTGACCAGTTCCTGCCAAACTCGCGAAAGCACCTGTTGGCAGACATCGTCCAGATCCGACGGCGCGGTCCCGATTCCGACCAGGAACCGCTGAATGAACGGTTCATAGTACTGCAGCAACTCGTTCCAATCCGGATGGTCCTTTCCGGACTGTCCCCGTTCAAGCAACGTGATTCGGGTCGGCAGGTTTTTAGAGGAGTGTATTGGGCCAGCCATCAGTCGTTCATGGTAGGTCGAGTCGATGCCATTTGTGTGGACTGGCTTGGTTGGCACTCATCCCGCCGCTCGCATTCCCGACGACGTTGCGACCCGAAGCAGCGTGCCACGCGAACTCATCAAAATCGTTACACCAAATTCATCTGCATCCGCCGATAGCGAGCCTTGTCGACAGCGAACCGGAGTCGCAAACCGAGCGAAACCGAGCCAATTGAGGGGCAAATGTTCACCGTAAACGTATATTACACAGCGAGCACCGGACCCTCAAGAAGTACTCGTAGGGCACACGGTCGTGATCATCGATGCAGCGAAAAATTTGGATTTTCCGCGCGCACCTCGCCTGACTCGCCGCACTACAGTAGTAGATGCCATGAATATTACCGAAGAAACGACCGAATTGGGCTCCGACGCAACCCTTGCCGCACACGATCTGAGCGGTGTTTGCAACGCCGATCTGCTCGATGCTTGGAATCAAGACCACGAGCCTGCAGCGATGGCGGCGTTGGTGGACCGCTACAGCGTGATGGTGCTGAGCGTTTGTCGGCGACGCTGCCGATCGCACGCCGATGCCGAGGACGCCTATCAATCGACGTTTTTGTACTTGGCACGCAATAGCAACAAAATCCGCCATCCCGAACGACTTGCAGGATGGCTGCACCGTGTCGCCCAACGTGCCGCGGTGGCGGTCACTCAATCGTGCAAACGTGAAACCGAAACCATGGCTGAACCGATTGCCAACACCGACGATCCGCTGGACCGTTTGACCCAACGGCACGAAGCGATCGTGCTGGACGAAGAACTGTCCGAACTGCCCGAACATTACCGCGCCGCGATCGTGATGCACTTGTACGAAGGCAGCACGCTTGAATCGCTCGCCAAATCGCTGGGGACCACCGTCGGTGCGGTGCGAGGCCGATTGCAACGCGGAAAAAAACTACTCGCCGATCGGCTGCGGCGACGCGGCGTCGTTCCGGTCTTGGCCTTTGCCGCCGCCAACGCGTTGACCGTTTCCACGACGACGGCGGCCCAGGCCAGTGAACCGCTGATCGATTCGCTGCATCGCGGCGATCTTCCCGATTCTGCTGTCGACCCTCATCTTCTCGACTCCCTACTCTCGCAAGGAACCCGACTGATGCCATCCCTGTTAACGACACTCGCGAGCTTGATCGCCGGATCTGCCATTCTGGGTTTGATGATGGTCTCGGGCTCGGCCGGCCAACCCAGCGACCAACCCGAAACGATCACGTTCCCCGGCCATGTGGCTCAGTTTGGTGGGGGTGGCGGCATGGGAGGCATGGGAGGCGGCGGAGCGGTGATCACCAGCGAACCGCAAGACCAACCCAAACGAAAACCGCTGAGTAAGAAAGCGGCGGACGAGAAAGAGGACAGCAAGGGGTTCTCGGCAGGAACACGCACGATGTGGGCCGAACAAACGGTGGTTCCCGATCCCGTCGGTGACGTCGCCGAAGATGCAATTGGGGCCATGGATCAATCCTTCGACTTTGATCTCGCGACCACGCTGGACGAGCTTCCTGCACAACTCGAATCGATCACAGGGGTTCCCGTCATCATCGACGATCGCGGCGTCGCGTTTGCGGAACTCAAAGAAAGTGAAACTCAAATCAAGCTAAACGCGAGCGAACTTCCGCTGCGGACGGCACTGCGAAAGATGTTGCGGCCGCATGGGCTGCGAGCCACCATCGAAAACGATGGCGTGGTCATCACCGCCGACACCGCGTCACTGGTGCACAAAGGGATTGGGGTGTCACGTTGGATTAACGTCGACGAAGCCGCAGAAAAAAGAGTCGCCGAAGCGCTGGCGCGTTCGCTACAGGTCGAGTTTGCTGACACTCCACTCAATGAAGTCCTCAATTCACTCTCGACAGACTCGGATCTATCCAGGCGAATCGACCGCCGGGCATTGGAAGAAATCGGGCTGACGGAGGATGTCCCGGTCACAGTAAAAACCGCTGCTGTTCAGCTGCAAAGCATCCTCGACATCATCCTTCGTGATCTCGATCTGATCTTCACAATCCAAGGCGAAACGTTGACCATCACGACGCACGAAGCTGCGGAGGGACAACTTCTCACTCGCATCTACTGGCTCGAAGGCACCGGCGTGGTCCCAGGCAATTTCAGCGCCATCACCACGCTGATCCAAACCACGATCGATCCTGATACATGGGAGGCGTTGGGGGGGGCTTCGACGATGGCACCGTTTCAATCGACGCGTCCGGCGCTGCTGATTTCAACCACTTATGACGTGCACCAGCAAATCGAAACGCTGCTGCAAACGCTGCGTGAATCGCACTTTGGCCCCGATCCGGTTTTGGAATCGGTCGAAGTCCCGATGCCAATGTCGATGCAGGGAATGGGTGGCATGGGTGGCGGCGGGATGGGCGGTGGCGGGATGTTCTAAAGCTCGACACCGGAATCCCTCATGATCCGAATGCGGATCAAATGCAAACGCAATTCTCCTCGGCACGGGCTGCCGATTTCGCTTCTGGTTCGCCGTACACCACCACGCGATTGCGTCCTTGGTGCTTGGCAACATACAGCGCACAATCGGCCTGATTGATCAACGATTGCGGGTCGTCGGCACCAAACTGCAGATGCGACACACCGATGCTAGCACTGATTTTCAGCTCAGGCTGATCGTCAAACGATTGTTCGGCGACCGCTTGGCGAGCCACCTCAGCCGCCTCAATCGCCTCGCTGACGCTGGCCCCCGGCATCAAAATACAAAATTCTTCGCCGCCGTAGCGACACACAATGGCGGGACGCGAAAACGATTCACGCAAAATCCTGGCGACCGCTCTTAACACTTCGTCGCCGACGTGGTGTCCATAGGTATCGTTGACCTGTTTGAAATGATCGTTGTCGACCATCAAACAGGCCAGCATCGGTTGGGCACGATTGAGCGTTTTCCAAATCAAATCGAACTGATCAAACAGCGCACGACGATTTAAACAACCAGTCAAGGCATCTTGCGTCGCAAGAACTTGCAATTCGCGGTTTTTGTTCGAGATTTCCTCTCGGCTATTTCTCAGCATCTGAAGCAACCGTTCAACTTCAGCACGATGCTCTTCGACTGCGGTCACATCACGAAATGTCGCCAAGACACCGCCGGCTTCCGAAGCATTGTTGTCGACCGGCGAGGCGTTGATCGCTAAAAATCGAAACGAACCGTCGGGATGTTGGTACCGCATCAATTGATCGATGTAGCGTTTGCGTTCGCTCATCGCTCGAGCCCACGGAAAATCTTCGGACGTGGCCAAACGACTGCACACCCATCCCAGTGAATCGAGTCGCCGACCAACCAAATCTTCGCTCTTCAAACCGATCGTGTCACAAAACGATCGGTTGGCCAGCACAATCCGGCTGGCGTCATCCAGGATCACCAAACCCTCGGCCAACGCGTCCAACGATTGGCGGACTCGGTCTGTCACCACTTGAGTCACCTCGAAGGATCCGAACAAACGGACGACCAACAGGGTGTACGCCGCGATGCCTCCAACGATAAAGAATGCAATCAATCGCATGATCGTGCGACCGTTGTCGTGCAGCGACGTGGGCATCAACCCCAGAAACTTGCTGCCAAGTATCAGGCTGATTCCAACACAAACGATCGCAACCGCGACTTTCAGCGATGCAAAATAGATCCGTAACACGCCTTGTTTCCTAATTGGTAGGCCCCCGAATTTCCATTCGTCTACGCTTGGACCGTTCGATCGACCCAGCACATTAGTGCTGTGC
Proteins encoded:
- a CDS encoding sigma-70 family RNA polymerase sigma factor, producing MAGPIHSSKNLPTRITLLERGQSGKDHPDWNELLQYYEPFIQRFLVGIGTAPSDLDDVCQQVLSRVWQELVNYRRVEEKARFRTWLTRLIMNVAANDYWKRKRAKRVGSTDVHDLEDVPYDLPEIEQRIEAEWQRHVVHLALDRMKQIFSGNAIEVFLRSAEGESSAEISESLGVSVQSVYVLKNRVKKRLAHEIKVLREQLEFPDSPS
- a CDS encoding protein kinase domain-containing protein; translated protein: MNFQPTESSGGSRDDSHRRIDPLVKLLYDASEEITSEEINDPSAFDELCPLYTSISKITDRYQDPELIGRGGMKEVFRVYDAKTVRHVALAKPLAKFSHDHFDAFLREAHITARLEHPCIINLFDMDIDSDGRPFFTLEFKQGRSLRAILDELRYGRECDRFTLRKRLMLFLRVCEAIAYAHSQRVLHLDIKPENIQIGEFGEAQVCDWGLGVVMPSDQTQHDSEVLLDPDLYGPLLDTVKGTPAYMSPEQADPMTRKTPQMDIYSLGCVLCEMVTLRSIDKYRKSRPPIDSALAAMIDKATADDPADRYADVVTLQEDVSRFLAGFSPSVEQSSILREAGLFYRRHRDVCAVTLGSLVILFLCLSFFVTQLRQKHQTAVAARADAEKAWIRADTERALATVAQKTAEQAKERAEESLEKYIVEKNRSEERLQAQVESAIAVSDHLTSIPLIAHDTFATTVKLSMKHLDTVLSNTPPPESRVWHKKFWLYFLMQDFTSATRLLDEEKGVEPDLAEFARDYKDEVNEQGFLDTDDFVQLLRKLCRSSRYRAPLAEKMMIYDLEYPRSIEDRVRIVRFWVMINNHKPDDLELRYDITTRTVRLRGSVWSLTRTLSATWPPGVRVNLLYTLDPKNLDLRGTKITDLSELNDLDLLELDIRDTKVTDLSPLANSRSLRRVIVADGQFSEPQIAMLRDSIEVEVAGQE
- a CDS encoding GGDEF domain-containing protein, which encodes MLRIYFASLKVAVAIVCVGISLILGSKFLGLMPTSLHDNGRTIMRLIAFFIVGGIAAYTLLVVRLFGSFEVTQVVTDRVRQSLDALAEGLVILDDASRIVLANRSFCDTIGLKSEDLVGRRLDSLGWVCSRLATSEDFPWARAMSERKRYIDQLMRYQHPDGSFRFLAINASPVDNNASEAGGVLATFRDVTAVEEHRAEVERLLQMLRNSREEISNKNRELQVLATQDALTGCLNRRALFDQFDLIWKTLNRAQPMLACLMVDNDHFKQVNDTYGHHVGDEVLRAVARILRESFSRPAIVCRYGGEEFCILMPGASVSEAIEAAEVARQAVAEQSFDDQPELKISASIGVSHLQFGADDPQSLINQADCALYVAKHQGRNRVVVYGEPEAKSAARAEENCVCI
- a CDS encoding sigma-70 family RNA polymerase sigma factor — translated: MNITEETTELGSDATLAAHDLSGVCNADLLDAWNQDHEPAAMAALVDRYSVMVLSVCRRRCRSHADAEDAYQSTFLYLARNSNKIRHPERLAGWLHRVAQRAAVAVTQSCKRETETMAEPIANTDDPLDRLTQRHEAIVLDEELSELPEHYRAAIVMHLYEGSTLESLAKSLGTTVGAVRGRLQRGKKLLADRLRRRGVVPVLAFAAANALTVSTTTAAQASEPLIDSLHRGDLPDSAVDPHLLDSLLSQGTRLMPSLLTTLASLIAGSAILGLMMVSGSAGQPSDQPETITFPGHVAQFGGGGGMGGMGGGGAVITSEPQDQPKRKPLSKKAADEKEDSKGFSAGTRTMWAEQTVVPDPVGDVAEDAIGAMDQSFDFDLATTLDELPAQLESITGVPVIIDDRGVAFAELKESETQIKLNASELPLRTALRKMLRPHGLRATIENDGVVITADTASLVHKGIGVSRWINVDEAAEKRVAEALARSLQVEFADTPLNEVLNSLSTDSDLSRRIDRRALEEIGLTEDVPVTVKTAAVQLQSILDIILRDLDLIFTIQGETLTITTHEAAEGQLLTRIYWLEGTGVVPGNFSAITTLIQTTIDPDTWEALGGASTMAPFQSTRPALLISTTYDVHQQIETLLQTLRESHFGPDPVLESVEVPMPMSMQGMGGMGGGGMGGGGMF